The Alligator mississippiensis isolate rAllMis1 chromosome 11, rAllMis1, whole genome shotgun sequence genomic interval TGAGATGATTGTCCTGCTTTTTTTTGCAAATCCAATAgggatttaaaataaaccagcaGAGTATGGTATTTTAAATAGCAAGGTAAGAGATGCCTTGTTTAAAATTCTAATGTATTTTTGGTTTTGTAATATGTTTTCTAAACTTCCTGTGAGTCAGTTAGTTTCAGAACTGTGCAAGTTATCAGCATTagcagccagcactgggaggcAATCTGATAGCTTCATCAGTTTTCCAGAGCTGAGGTAGCCTGCTAGGTGAATAAGCATCCTAAACTGTTTTGAAGGTCTTATTTTCCTTTGAACTGTGGTTTGTATAAATGTTGTCATCCTATCAGAGTTCTGTCAGCTGTGTAAGCCAAAAGCTAATAATCTAAACAGACTCATCATGACTCTATAACAGCTGTAGGCATGGATCAAGTATATAtcctaagcaaaaaaaaatcttatcttaCCAAATATGCCAATATTAAAAAGGACCCTAAGTACAAAAGGAGGGCACCAATTGGCCTGAACTCTCTGTCTGCGCATAGCTAACAAATGACAGAATAGTCAGCTTTTTGCACCATGAGCAATGAACAGGAGAGAGAAGTGGCAGCTGTGCTTTCCAGCTCAGCTAGAAGATCATAGTTAAAAAGCTCCATGTATGGTTAAAAAGTGTATCCTTTGTCATATTTGCCAGTTCTATCAATGCCCCAGCACTTATGCAAGCCTGGCTGATTAAACTTTCTGATATTTCCTTTTTTACTGCATTCTGTTTTGTATGAACTCAGTTTTCCATCTAAAGAACTCTTGATGTAGGTCAGTTAATGACAATTGATGACAGTCAATGGAAAACACACAGGTAGCTTCAGGTAGATCTTGTTCTTTCCCTGCTTCTGCAAGCATACCTGGAGTAGCTATGCCATGTGGAAAAGGAGCACATCCTTGTCTTCTGGGCTTTGATTTGTTGGAATACACGGCTCTGTAGACCATAAAATCCAGCCCTAGATAGAATTTAGTGCATGCTTCATTGTGCAGTTCATTACTGCCCTTCAGGAAAGTTTTTGAATTGTTGCTGGATAAACTATAGCAGAAAGCAGCCTAAGAGTTTCTGTATCAGGCAATGGCCATATTTACTCTCAGATGTCTAAGAAGGGCTCTGAGGTCTGAGCGAACAGGCTCCCACACTAGCCCTGGGATTAGGTCAAAAAATACTCTTGGGCAGTCTTTCATCCTGCAGTTTCCTCCTTTCAAATTACAGCTAAcaattcaattaaaacaaaatcttcTATTACTTGCTGTCTCTACACTTGGCTGCCTCTGTTGCCTTCATTCCCTTAATCCAACCCATTTAACATTGTAGGTGTGGGGAAGCTGTCTTGGTTTTGCTGTGGTACTAAGGCTGTATCAATGAACACTTGGATATCAGTGCAGCTGCCCAGTTGGCGTGGTTTACATAATCGGTGTCCCCATTTGGCAAGTCTTTGCTAGTTTAATTGTTTTCCCTACCTCGCTGGGCTGGGTGGAACCATTTTGCGGTATTCAGACCTGAGTATGAAGCACAGCTGAAGTGTCAGGTACTGATCAAACTCAAGTTAGAGCCCTCTGCAGGGAGTTGCCTTGTTAGGAGGAGTGATGACAGCCCTGACTGATGCTTGTATTTTAACAGGAGATCAAAAAATAGCCCTCCAGTTATCTGGCTCGATTGTTTTCTTTGTTGACTGGGGATTTCTTCCTAGGTGAAGAATGGGGACAGACGAGAGCTCCCAATGCCAACCGTTTTATTTTCTCTCATGATCTGTCAAATGGTGCCATGAATATGCTGGAGGTGTTTGTGGCGAGCCTGGATGAATTTCAGCCAGACCTTGTGGTACTCTCAGGCCTTCACATGATGGAAGGACAGAGCAAGGAAATGCGTGCAAAGAGGCTATTGGAGGTAATAAGAAACCCAAGGGGCAGAGCACTGTATTGTCTCTTTAATTTCAGTCCCAGTGAATGCTGTAGTACAACCCCTCTTTCTAAGATTTCAGCTTCTAAATACAGGGTGTCTTCAGACAGTCCCTCATCCCACTATTGCAGGTCAAAGGCATATCCTCTTAGACTCCTCAAACCTCATGATTATCCCAAAGGTTCAGTGGAGATCATCTAAATCCCACGTTGTTGTTTCTTGGATTCATTGGGCTCTGTCTAGGAGAAAGACACCACTTTCTGGTGGCCAGGGTAGAGTAGATTTATCCAAGTACTAGAGCTACATCCAATGGCTGAATGAATTGTTTCTATTCCATATATGACTATAATCAAGCCTACAACCAAGACTCATGTTTTGTAGGCAGCAGGTATATCAGGTTATCCAGTTGGGGCTTGAGGaagtcactatttttttttcttataatagCATCCTGATTCATTGAGTTCTCCTTGCACTTCAGGGACAAACAATCTGTGGCTACTACAGGGTTGGGCAGTCTTCTGTAATAATCAGTTAAAAAATGCTGAATAGGGCATGGATGACAGTCTGATACCTTTTTCCTGCTTAGAGATTCTGAAAGCTAGAGGCTTTCTCTTCCTCAGAGCaacatgttttcttttttgaCCCTTTGCTAGGCAGGTCACTTAAAAATGTAATTGCATTCAGACAAATACGCTAAATAGTACTTATGTTTCTGAGCTAAACACCTTTGTTCTTAATACATGTGTTCCTTTTCTTTCTGCAGGCTGTGACTTCCCTCTCAGATATCCCCACTGATATTCCTATACACCTGGAATTGGCCAGTATGACTGACCAGGATCTTATGAGCAAGATTATGCTTCAGGTAACCAAAGTGATGACATGCCCCATTTCATCCTGCCTTTTCCAGCACTGTTGCAGTGTACATGCTGGTGGGTGATTTATAAGTGGAGACTTAGAATTGGGACTGTATTTTGGCACTGCTCTTCTAGGATTTCCAAACTCTATGTGCACTACTTAGTTTGATAGTGAAGTGTGCGGTCCTTAGCACAGAGAATATGTATTTTTTGAAAACATCTTAATGGAGCACTCCATTGAGGAGGTGTCATCCACTGCCCTCAGCTGCTCAGCATACTGCTTTCTCTGATGTATTGAAAATGACACACTGTGACACTAAATCAGGTTTATGCAAAACTGAAAGTGTTCAGCATCTGCAGTCCTgtgagatcccagggtcaaaaaaaaaaaaaagtataggaaaaaaagcagggcagcacatgtgtgccgcccaaaactggagcctggttggccagagccatactccaaCTGCTGACCAGACTCCtagctgcaggagcaccatggctaTAGCTTCCCCaaccctcaggaccccaggtaaggctgccggGGTAACTGGGGTAAGagtgcacaggcattccccagggacaagcagcagtggcacaaggtgctgctgctgcttgtccccagggaaccaaaagtccgtgcttgtctggacatggccataggGGCTGTTGCAACGTCTTCCAGATAGTAATGCTTACAACTCTTTCAGTGTTGCCAAGTctcatgagaagaaaaaaaaaaccgtgatactgcctttaaaaacaagcccaacCCATTTCaaagagaggggagtggggatgctTATCAACCACAACTCTCAAAATAttaaagcaacttaaaaaaaaacaagcccaattttacttcttataaATGGACTTGGCAACACTGAACTCTTCCTCCTGTAAGACGACTTTATTCCTTTTCATTCCCAAATAACTTGTGCTTCACAGGACTTTGATGTGTTTGCTTTCACTGTTGACAGCTAATGATATGGAAATTGAAGAATTGAAAAATGGAGGCTAGAGAAAGTGAATTATGCTAAATGAATGTGTCTGATAGCACATGAAGTTTCCTGCAGGAATAACGTCTTTGTGTGTCCCTTGCTGCTGGGTTTTTGTCAGACGGAATTGGGCTTTGACAAGTTGGGATGGGGCTCAATCTCCTGTCATGGAGACCTTCCCTTTCACTCTGTCCCCATGCTACTCAGTTGGGCAGGAGaatgcctggctgctgcttctgcctttgtgTACACCTGTAGAACAGGGTACTTGTGCTCAAGTGTATTGTTCAGCCTCTCCAAAGAACCAAATGTGCTCAGTTTCTGGCTGTAAAGACCTATTAGGGGACCCCATGAGTACACTGTGAGGTATTGCTCTTAGTAGTACCCCTGAAATAAGGAGGGATGGAAATCTAATTCTGTCTCCATAAAGAAAAACTGTTGTTCACTGTTTCTGTTAGCAGGTCTTTCCCCTGGTGAACTCTATTGGGCTAAATGAACAAGAACTGTTGTTCCTGACTCAGTCAGCTGCTGGTCCTCACGCCTCCCTGACTTCCTGGAATGGAGTTCCAGATGTGGGCATAGTCAGTGACATCCTGTTCTGGATCCTGAAAGAGCATGGAAGGACCACAGACAAACCATCTGATCTTACCCGCATCCATTTCCACACGCTGGCCTACCATGTCCTTGCTACTGTGGATGGGTATTGGGGTAACCAGATTGCGGCTGTGGCTGCTGGAGCTAGAGTGGCGGGGACACAGGCTTGTGCCACTGAGACCATTGACACTGACAAAGTCTCTCTTAAAGCTCCCCTGGAGTTTGTGACCTCCCAGACAGAGACAAACACCAAAATCTCTCTCAATCCAGGGGAGCCAGTGGCACACTGGCAGAGGGAGGGCATCTCATTTCATTTCACCCCTGTTTTGGTGTGCAAAGATCCCATCCGGACTGTGGGACTTGGAGATGCTATTTCAGCTGAAGGACTCCTGTATTCAGAAATATATCCTCAATAGACTATGGAAACAAGACCCCCTTTTCATCCAAGTCTACATGATGTCTGAGGCACCACTGTGTTCTCATAGGATTCCAGACTTTAGGGGTGTTAATCAGTCTCTGGATATAACCTGAGAAGAGCCAAAGAATAATTCCAGGTATAAACATTCCAGCCACTACTTGGCAGTGACTTGAgaacatttctcattttaatgtaGAGGTTTTAGTATTTTAATGTGGAGACCAGCTTTTCTTTGTCTTCAGCTTGTCATGGGGAGGGAAACTGGTATCAGAATCCTTGTTTGGTAATTTGTTAATTTGAGCCAGCCTTGTCTGTAGCGCTTGAATGCATGGCAGCCAAATGGAGAATTTCACGCCTATGGATCCCGGAGAGAACACAGCAGTCCTCAGCCCTGCCTTGCTTCTgataaagcaaaaaataaaaggatctTGCTTTATCTCCTAGCAGCATATTGCTACATGGCAAGAGGAAGCCTTCCACTTGCTTGGTATTATGATTAAGTTGTTTATTGACACAATTACCTCTCATCCTGAACACCCCAAACATTGGAGGAAGCCAGAGGAAAGTGCTGAACTGTGATATGTACTGTACTGGCTCCCCAGATGCATGGAGCTGGAGAGATGCTGATTGAAGATTATATAGGTTGTTTGGCTACCGGTCCCCTGTGTAAGGGGATGCTTAAATGCACCCATGTTTTCTGCCTTTTTGGTTTCTGGGTAAGTCTGTGTAAGACAATCACACTTAATATATTCAGAGGTTGTTTAGTTACTTATCTTCAAAGTGAGCCATGAAACTAAACCTGCATTAGCTATCTGGAACCACCGTGCTTTTCAGCCAGTGAGGTTCATGCCTTTTTCATCTGTATGTTTGTTAGTTTTTGCCTAACCTCGTCCTCCAGTTCATGAATAACTACTGCTGCTGAAtacttgttttttggggggtttttgtgcCAGCACAATCATATAATGCTCTTGGGCCAGCTTATCTTACATGATGAGGGGGACATGTTCTTCTGGGTGGTCTCTCTGGAGACAGAAGTCATTTTTGTTTACAAAATAGCTGAACTGCACTATCCTTGGCACGTTAAAATTTCTCCTCAGCCAGTGGTCACAGATGCAAGGGGGAAGCTTTTCAGTCAGATTCAGGGAATGTTTGTTTCTGTGTGTACACAATTTATTATTAGGGGCTCAAGTGTGGATATAATTCCACTGCTTAAGTCACAAAAAAGGTATGCATGTCTCATCATTTCATGCATAAGAGGACTGCTTTGTATCACAGCATATCTTGCTGAGAAGTCATTTATGAAACGTTTCCATTTTCATCCTGATACTAGCATCTCCTATTCATAACACTGTAACAGGAGCTTCTACAAGAGGCTTTTCAGAAACTCTGGGCATCTCCTTACACAGATGTGAAATTTGAATTGACTTTGATTGTAAATTCCATATGATTGGCATGTCTGGGAGATCCTAGATTATAAAATAATTAGTGGTAGGGGCTCAGAGCCAGCATCCATATCTCTGTTGCAGATGGGATCAATCCAGTATTGCAGAGGTCAACACTGTGATCTGATTCACTGTTGCTCTAAGTAGCAGTTTGTTCGAGGCAAAAACAAAACTGCTACAAGGGTCATAGACTCTTAGAAGTAGAGATGGACAGACAAACTGAGGAGGTCAGTGTAAGGATAAAACTTGGCAGCTCTTACAAGCCCTTCCCAACACAACATGTGGAGGTGTTCACAAAGCAACCATTGCTGGCTTCTCCAGGTTTCAGAGGTAACAGAATGGTGCTAAACACTTGCTGAGGAAAGCGTTTAGCACCAAGAGGAAAGGCAGGACAAAAAAATTGGCTCTGTAGTGTGCACTTGTAGTTGCTGTCTTGTACTAGTTTTGTCTTGGGTTTGATGCTCATTTCAGTGAGGCTTCTTAATTACGTGGACATTTCTTTTATTGGTGTGATTGTGCAGTATTTTGCAGCCCTTGAACATGTATTGAATGAACTCTCAACAATAGAGTCTTAATCTTAAAAGAAATGCTGAGCAACATACATCCTGTGTTTATGAGGGTCTTTCTAAGCCAGTAATACCTTTCTCTCTTGGACTTCTTGTAACTTGTAGGAGCTGTGCTGTTCTGTGTTACCACTTAATGCTGGAAAACTAGTCTCTGCACTGAGTGTGGGCAGGAGTCATGCACTGCTTGAAGGCTTGGCAGCTTAAAATTAATGTTTGCTGGCAACTTTC includes:
- the ADPGK gene encoding ADP-dependent glucokinase isoform X1; translation: MRHALCGALLALALGGLLVLQPGLPDAALRYVAAALRRLPGAASAEGSVAAAWDALILRPARRWGRVAVGVNACVDVVLSGVKLLQALGLDPGNGEDHAVLNSKKDLKEAFSHFMQKGAAAERFFSDAVSFHHIAQAASEYPGAQLYVGGNAALIGQKLATNPHLKVLLCGPVGPKLHELLDDNVIVPPESMQETDEFHLILEYQAGEEWGQTRAPNANRFIFSHDLSNGAMNMLEVFVASLDEFQPDLVVLSGLHMMEGQSKEMRAKRLLEAVTSLSDIPTDIPIHLELASMTDQDLMSKIMLQQVFPLVNSIGLNEQELLFLTQSAAGPHASLTSWNGVPDVGIVSDILFWILKEHGRTTDKPSDLTRIHFHTLAYHVLATVDGYWGNQIAAVAAGARVAGTQACATETIDTDKVSLKAPLEFVTSQTETNTKISLNPGEPVAHWQREGISFHFTPVLVCKDPIRTVGLGDAISAEGLLYSEIYPQ
- the ADPGK gene encoding ADP-dependent glucokinase isoform X2, encoding MRHALCGALLALALGGLLVLQPGLPDAALRYVAAALRRLPGAASAEGSVAAAWDALILRPARRWGRVAVGVNACVDVVLSGVKLLQALGLDPGNGEDHAVLNSKKDLKEAFSHFMQKGAAAERFFSDAVSFHHIAQAASEYPGAQLYVGGNAALIGQKLATNPHLKVLLCGPVGPKLHELLDDNVIVPPESMQETDEFHLILEYQAGEEWGQTRAPNANRFIFSHDLSNGAMNMLEVFVASLDEFQPDLVVLSGLHMMEGQSKEMRAKRLLEAVTSLSDIPTDIPIHLELASMTDQDLMSKIMLQVFPLVNSIGLNEQELLFLTQSAAGPHASLTSWNGVPDVGIVSDILFWILKEHGRTTDKPSDLTRIHFHTLAYHVLATVDGYWGNQIAAVAAGARVAGTQACATETIDTDKVSLKAPLEFVTSQTETNTKISLNPGEPVAHWQREGISFHFTPVLVCKDPIRTVGLGDAISAEGLLYSEIYPQ